In one Trichlorobacter lovleyi SZ genomic region, the following are encoded:
- the infA gene encoding translation initiation factor IF-1, whose protein sequence is MSKEEAIEVEGTVIEPLPNAMFRVKLENDHIVLAHISGKMRKYFIKILPGDKVTVELSPYDLTRGRITYRAK, encoded by the coding sequence ATGAGTAAAGAAGAAGCGATTGAGGTTGAAGGTACGGTTATAGAGCCGTTGCCAAATGCGATGTTCCGGGTCAAGCTTGAAAACGATCATATTGTGCTGGCTCATATTTCCGGTAAGATGCGTAAATATTTCATCAAGATTCTGCCTGGCGATAAGGTGACGGTTGAGCTTTCCCCCTACGATCTTACTCGTGGACGGATTACCTACCGAGCAAAATAG
- a CDS encoding GreA/GreB family elongation factor, translated as MTNLITSQGLKRLQDEFEYLWRVERPKVVQGVSDAAAEGDRSENAEYIYGKKRLREIDRKLKQLGGRLKVLEIAPAPPQNPVRVSFGCWVSYEDLEGNSYCYQLGGPDEFDVKQGVISIDSPVGQALLHRQVDDEVTIRRPGGDLVVYITEIRTIRG; from the coding sequence ATGACAAACCTGATAACTTCCCAAGGATTAAAGCGTCTTCAGGATGAGTTTGAATATCTTTGGCGGGTAGAACGGCCCAAAGTTGTGCAGGGGGTCTCTGATGCTGCTGCCGAAGGTGATCGTTCTGAAAATGCCGAATATATTTACGGTAAAAAACGCCTGAGGGAGATTGACCGCAAACTCAAGCAGCTGGGGGGGCGTCTGAAGGTGCTTGAAATAGCACCAGCACCGCCACAAAATCCGGTCAGGGTAAGCTTCGGTTGTTGGGTTTCCTATGAAGATCTGGAAGGCAACTCTTACTGCTATCAGCTGGGAGGTCCGGACGAGTTTGATGTGAAGCAGGGAGTCATCAGTATTGACTCACCGGTTGGTCAGGCCCTGCTGCATAGACAGGTAGATGACGAGGTCACTATCCGACGTCCCGGTGGTGACCTCGTGGTCTACATTACCGAAATACGTACTATTCGCGGTTAA
- a CDS encoding integration host factor subunit alpha has translation MTKIELAKQLHQELGIRQKEAADYVEALLDLIKETLEKGENVKISGFGIFEVREKNARRGRNPQTGEAITIEPRRVLTFKPSAILKESINRE, from the coding sequence ATGACCAAGATTGAGCTGGCCAAACAACTGCACCAAGAACTTGGTATACGGCAAAAAGAGGCTGCAGACTATGTTGAGGCGCTCCTGGATCTGATCAAGGAGACTTTGGAAAAAGGAGAAAATGTCAAGATATCAGGTTTTGGCATCTTCGAGGTTAGGGAGAAAAATGCACGCCGCGGCCGTAACCCTCAAACAGGTGAAGCGATCACCATTGAACCCCGTCGTGTACTGACGTTTAAGCCAAGTGCTATCCTCAAAGAGAGCATTAACCGCGAATAG
- a CDS encoding ParA family protein, with product MNNFPYILTISSEKGGVGKTTLATNLAIYLKAMQEDLPVTIISFDNHFTVDRMFELKGQETRGTVEDMLTGTPGADLLHQGQYGVSYIPSSNNLTELYQGFKGPMALCRMVAESGISGIIVLDTRPDLNILTQNALYAADRVLIPVKDMPSLENCKHIFALFDQRGIDKKSLSLIPCLIDNRIKYDGLFKDQRTLLRAFAINRGYRCMDTYISKSPKVESLNTNPDGKIYPILSHARETEVHNQFTELARDIFSGYQQTVEPRAYLYHQWLSEQEGRKKEAFLARLEGVLPHCVICGKLHEETGSKGFYFETADRTSRGFLHSDCFVGMLCSILYDLHPRSDLYQLSLQVVRESAGASVAIFRPLLDQSGQHRLLFQQIGQDGTPLLERELSLEGFLEGVFDGIRDQLFLLLNESMTGYDGGLRSSWLAVHPVDESKPEQVLQDTSYRRIQDLHRRVTEMATN from the coding sequence ATGAATAATTTTCCCTATATCCTGACCATTTCATCTGAAAAGGGTGGTGTCGGCAAGACCACGCTGGCAACAAATCTGGCAATTTACTTGAAAGCTATGCAGGAAGATCTGCCGGTTACCATCATATCCTTCGACAATCACTTTACTGTTGACCGCATGTTTGAGTTGAAAGGTCAAGAAACGCGTGGTACGGTCGAAGATATGTTGACCGGTACCCCTGGAGCCGATCTGCTTCACCAGGGGCAGTACGGCGTCAGCTACATCCCGTCTTCCAACAACCTGACAGAGCTGTATCAAGGTTTTAAAGGGCCGATGGCGCTTTGCCGTATGGTGGCGGAATCAGGCATTTCCGGTATTATTGTGCTGGATACCCGTCCAGACCTGAATATCCTGACCCAAAACGCCCTCTATGCGGCAGACCGGGTCCTGATTCCGGTCAAAGACATGCCCAGCCTCGAAAACTGCAAGCATATCTTTGCACTATTTGATCAGCGCGGTATTGACAAGAAATCCCTCTCCCTGATCCCCTGCCTGATAGATAACCGGATCAAATATGATGGCCTGTTCAAGGACCAGCGTACCCTCTTGCGGGCCTTTGCCATCAATCGCGGCTATCGCTGCATGGATACCTATATTTCCAAAAGTCCCAAGGTTGAGAGTCTTAACACCAATCCAGACGGTAAGATCTATCCAATACTCAGTCATGCCCGCGAAACCGAGGTGCACAACCAGTTCACTGAACTGGCACGGGATATCTTTTCCGGCTACCAGCAGACCGTCGAGCCGCGTGCCTACCTGTATCATCAGTGGTTGTCTGAGCAGGAAGGACGTAAGAAAGAGGCGTTTCTTGCACGTCTGGAAGGTGTTTTGCCCCATTGTGTTATCTGTGGCAAGCTGCATGAGGAGACAGGTTCCAAAGGCTTCTATTTTGAGACGGCAGATCGTACATCGAGAGGTTTTTTGCACAGTGACTGTTTTGTAGGGATGCTTTGCTCAATCCTTTATGATTTGCATCCCCGTTCTGATCTGTATCAACTTTCACTGCAGGTTGTCCGTGAAAGCGCGGGGGCATCTGTTGCAATCTTTCGCCCCCTGCTGGACCAGTCCGGTCAGCACCGCCTGCTTTTTCAGCAGATAGGCCAGGATGGAACCCCTCTGCTCGAACGAGAGCTCTCCCTTGAAGGGTTCCTGGAAGGTGTCTTTGACGGCATACGAGACCAGCTGTTTCTGCTCCTGAATGAATCCATGACCGGTTATGATGGAGGGTTGCGCTCAAGCTGGCTTGCGGTCCATCCGGTAGATGAGTCAAAACCTGAACAGGTGCTGCAGGATACGTCCTATCGCAGAATCCAGGATTTGCATCGGCGCGTTACTGAGATGGCCACTAACTGA
- the xseA gene encoding exodeoxyribonuclease VII large subunit — protein sequence MNLFAEQTILTVSRLTSLLKDLIEDNFSQVWAEGEASNLTYAASGHVYCTLKDSGAMLRCVMFRSSVKALKFKLEEGMALVVRGRLSVYDQRGEYQLIAEYAEPKGLGALQAAFVQLKERLAGEGLFSESHKQPLPFMPQKVGIVTSASGAAIHDILNVLGRRNAGLHLIVYPVRVQGVGSAAEIAAAIDNLNRLNAADVLIVGRGGGSLEDLWAFNEELVARAVYRSRIPVISAVGHETDWTICDFVADLRAPTPSAAAELVCTAREELLNQIQNLVLRLDQAISSQLKLRIHNLAGLRRALHDPSRMLGHQLQRVDDLSERLDMALRNLFGRHREQLARQEQHLAGLHPAIQISKLRQKLLLLTEHAERRVTSQLEQLGRERGEATARLEALSPLHTLARGFSVVERQTDKHIIRNAAELAIGEEIRLRLHQGCALCRIEETYSDSGVKATT from the coding sequence ATGAATCTCTTTGCAGAACAGACCATACTGACTGTCTCTCGCCTGACCTCACTCTTGAAAGACCTGATTGAGGACAACTTTAGCCAGGTCTGGGCTGAAGGCGAGGCTTCAAACCTGACCTATGCTGCATCAGGCCACGTCTATTGCACCCTTAAAGACAGTGGAGCGATGCTGCGCTGTGTCATGTTTCGCAGCAGTGTTAAGGCACTTAAGTTCAAGCTTGAAGAGGGAATGGCCCTGGTTGTACGGGGACGGCTTTCTGTCTACGACCAGCGCGGAGAATACCAGCTGATTGCAGAATATGCCGAACCTAAAGGCTTAGGTGCCCTGCAGGCCGCCTTTGTGCAGCTTAAGGAACGCCTGGCAGGAGAGGGGCTGTTCAGTGAATCTCATAAACAGCCCTTGCCGTTCATGCCTCAGAAGGTCGGTATTGTCACCTCTGCAAGTGGTGCGGCAATCCATGACATACTGAATGTACTGGGGCGACGCAATGCAGGATTGCACCTGATTGTGTACCCGGTACGGGTTCAGGGCGTTGGTTCAGCTGCTGAGATTGCTGCTGCCATTGACAATCTCAACCGGCTGAATGCTGCTGATGTCCTGATTGTAGGTCGTGGCGGTGGTTCTCTGGAAGACCTCTGGGCCTTTAACGAAGAGCTGGTTGCCCGTGCGGTGTATCGTTCCAGAATTCCGGTTATCTCTGCAGTGGGCCACGAGACAGATTGGACTATCTGTGATTTTGTTGCTGATTTGCGAGCTCCAACGCCATCGGCGGCTGCAGAACTGGTCTGCACTGCTCGAGAAGAACTGCTCAATCAAATTCAGAATCTTGTTCTTCGACTGGATCAGGCGATTTCAAGCCAGCTGAAGCTGCGTATACACAACCTTGCCGGGTTACGCCGTGCCCTGCATGATCCTTCTCGAATGTTAGGGCATCAGCTACAGCGGGTTGATGACCTTTCTGAACGCCTGGACATGGCACTACGAAACCTGTTTGGACGACACAGGGAACAGCTTGCCCGCCAGGAACAGCATCTGGCCGGTTTGCATCCTGCTATCCAGATCAGCAAACTACGCCAGAAACTGCTGCTGTTGACAGAACATGCCGAGCGGCGTGTAACCAGCCAGCTTGAGCAACTTGGCAGGGAACGGGGAGAGGCAACTGCGCGACTTGAGGCACTTTCTCCCCTGCACACACTGGCGCGGGGGTTCTCCGTGGTTGAACGACAGACCGACAAGCACATCATCAGAAATGCCGCTGAATTGGCGATCGGAGAAGAGATCAGGCTGAGGCTGCACCAGGGGTGCGCCCTCTGCCGGATTGAAGAGACTTACAGCGATTCCGGAGTAAAGGCCACAACCTGA
- a CDS encoding divergent polysaccharide deacetylase family protein, which produces MAQKQPSPRPNRYKKNGKGGFAFAVFLIAVCVLMIGGYLLQHYLQKPAQQNKATVQQLPVPQSPRSSSTVSPSTQKPAENATSQTQTKNDYYSGDIHPAQLPSQTVQRPTAGRAELAVIVDDMGSSLQEARSLAAIGLPINFAIIPGLRHDREVALFATGKGIEVLLHMPMQPKEYPQRRLEPNGLLLDQSDEELRSRVRGYLELLPQAVGANNHMGSGFTENADKMRVVLNVLKEHGLFFVDSITTPKTTGLKVAAEIKLASARRDVFLDNEQNEEYIRGQLNQAVARARKNGRAIAICHPHPVTVATLTKALPELQSKGISLVKVTRLITAK; this is translated from the coding sequence GTGGCCCAGAAGCAGCCTTCACCACGCCCCAACAGGTATAAGAAGAACGGCAAGGGCGGTTTCGCCTTTGCCGTTTTTTTGATCGCTGTCTGTGTACTGATGATTGGTGGCTATCTGTTGCAGCACTATCTCCAGAAACCTGCCCAACAAAATAAAGCAACCGTACAACAGCTACCAGTTCCCCAGAGCCCTCGTTCATCCTCAACGGTGTCACCGTCAACTCAAAAGCCTGCAGAAAATGCGACAAGTCAGACACAAACAAAAAATGATTATTATTCCGGTGATATCCATCCTGCCCAATTACCGTCGCAAACAGTTCAAAGGCCAACGGCAGGCAGGGCTGAGCTTGCTGTTATTGTTGATGATATGGGCAGTTCTTTACAAGAAGCCCGCTCACTGGCAGCTATCGGGCTACCGATCAATTTCGCTATCATTCCAGGACTGCGGCATGACCGTGAAGTAGCGTTATTTGCGACAGGGAAGGGGATTGAGGTCCTGCTGCATATGCCAATGCAGCCCAAAGAATACCCTCAGCGGCGTCTGGAGCCCAACGGACTGTTGCTTGATCAGTCAGATGAAGAACTGCGCAGCAGGGTGCGCGGCTATCTGGAGCTTCTACCCCAGGCAGTGGGTGCCAATAACCATATGGGATCAGGTTTCACAGAAAATGCAGATAAGATGCGTGTTGTTTTAAATGTTCTGAAGGAGCATGGCCTCTTTTTTGTTGATAGTATCACAACACCAAAAACAACGGGTCTCAAGGTGGCTGCAGAGATTAAGCTGGCTTCTGCCCGTCGGGATGTGTTTTTGGATAATGAACAGAATGAAGAGTATATCAGAGGACAACTGAACCAGGCAGTAGCCCGTGCCCGAAAAAACGGTCGCGCCATAGCTATTTGCCATCCCCATCCTGTAACTGTTGCTACTTTGACCAAGGCATTACCTGAATTGCAGTCAAAAGGTATTTCACTGGTAAAGGTAACCAGACTGATTACTGCCAAATAA
- a CDS encoding S41 family peptidase, with protein sequence MLKSGRTKRIAFGFVIIVVALVAFIGISTQRRCDAQGGKDYEYIGLFTDVMTIVKKSYVEEVDSKKLIYGAINGMLAALDPHSSFMSPDTFKEMKVETKGAFGGLGIEISMKEGILTVISPIEDTPAQRAGIKAGDQILRIDERFTKDLTITDSVKRMRGPKGSKVVLTIMRDGFERPKEFTLVRDIIQVKSVKSRMLDNGYGYIRVAQFQERSDEDVAKALKALVEENKGKQLLGLVLDLRNDPGGLLDQAVRISDHFIENGKLIVYTEGRDKESRMQFTASSRAKEPGYPIVVLINGGSASASEIVAGALQDHQRAIVMGTQSFGKGSVQTIIPLADESGLRLTTARYYTPKGRSIQAKGITPDIVVEQMEMPKETARRESLFIREKDLENHFENTDAEKKTDDKKEVTKETAKENADAKKAVDPLKVDYQLVRALDLLKSWEILKKMGPEKR encoded by the coding sequence ATGCTGAAGTCTGGCAGAACAAAGAGAATTGCCTTTGGTTTTGTGATTATTGTTGTTGCCCTGGTTGCCTTCATCGGCATCAGCACCCAGCGACGGTGTGATGCCCAGGGTGGCAAGGACTACGAATATATTGGTCTGTTTACAGATGTTATGACCATTGTTAAGAAGAGCTACGTTGAAGAGGTTGATTCCAAGAAGCTTATCTATGGCGCAATCAACGGTATGCTCGCTGCTCTTGACCCCCACAGCTCATTTATGTCGCCTGATACCTTCAAGGAAATGAAGGTTGAAACCAAAGGGGCTTTTGGAGGTCTAGGTATTGAAATCAGCATGAAAGAGGGTATTTTAACGGTTATTTCTCCAATTGAGGACACTCCGGCCCAACGGGCAGGCATCAAGGCTGGCGACCAGATTTTACGGATTGATGAGCGTTTTACCAAGGATCTGACCATCACTGATTCTGTCAAGCGGATGCGTGGCCCTAAAGGCTCAAAGGTTGTTTTGACCATTATGCGCGATGGTTTTGAACGCCCGAAAGAATTTACTCTGGTTCGTGACATCATCCAGGTAAAGAGCGTCAAATCACGCATGCTGGATAATGGCTATGGCTATATCAGGGTTGCACAGTTCCAGGAGCGCTCTGATGAAGATGTTGCCAAGGCGCTTAAAGCTCTGGTTGAAGAAAACAAAGGCAAACAGCTCTTAGGTCTGGTGCTTGACTTGCGTAACGATCCAGGCGGATTGCTGGACCAGGCAGTCCGCATCTCGGATCATTTTATTGAAAACGGCAAGTTGATTGTCTATACCGAAGGCCGTGACAAAGAATCCCGCATGCAGTTTACTGCAAGTTCACGTGCCAAAGAGCCTGGTTATCCGATAGTCGTCCTGATAAATGGTGGCAGCGCCAGTGCCTCAGAAATTGTGGCCGGTGCTTTACAAGACCATCAAAGAGCAATTGTGATGGGAACCCAAAGCTTTGGCAAAGGCTCTGTACAAACCATCATTCCTCTGGCTGATGAATCCGGTCTGCGCTTGACTACTGCACGTTATTATACCCCAAAGGGGCGTTCTATTCAGGCGAAAGGAATTACTCCGGACATAGTGGTAGAACAGATGGAAATGCCTAAAGAAACTGCCCGTCGTGAGTCTCTTTTCATACGGGAAAAAGACCTCGAAAACCATTTTGAAAACACCGATGCCGAGAAGAAGACCGACGACAAAAAAGAAGTAACCAAAGAGACTGCAAAAGAAAACGCTGATGCAAAAAAAGCTGTGGATCCTCTCAAGGTCGACTATCAACTGGTACGTGCCCTTGACCTGCTGAAAAGTTGGGAAATATTAAAGAAAATGGGTCCGGAGAAACGTTAG
- the ftsE gene encoding cell division ATP-binding protein FtsE, whose protein sequence is MIQFHNVFLAYQKDATALQNISFSVAKGEFVFLTGPSGAGKTSLLRLIYGALTPSRGQVLIDGQNVSRLTSSQLPFLRRSIGVVFQDFKLLQNRTVFENVAITLEVQGGGSPADIGKRVMHILRQMGMENKIHLTPQRLSGGEQQRVALARALVNDPKILLADEPTGNLDDANKMQIMNIFKEANVRGTTVVVATHDRRLIEHAHYRTIRLQHGELSDSGEVRSEEIQ, encoded by the coding sequence ATGATTCAGTTTCATAACGTTTTTCTGGCTTACCAAAAGGACGCCACAGCGTTGCAAAACATCAGCTTCAGTGTTGCAAAGGGTGAATTTGTCTTTTTAACCGGTCCGTCCGGTGCCGGCAAAACCTCCCTTTTAAGGTTGATATATGGAGCTCTGACTCCATCCCGCGGCCAAGTGTTGATTGATGGCCAGAATGTCAGCCGTTTGACATCATCCCAACTGCCTTTCCTACGGCGTAGCATCGGCGTTGTCTTCCAGGACTTCAAACTACTCCAGAACAGGACTGTCTTTGAAAATGTTGCCATTACCCTTGAGGTACAGGGTGGGGGCAGCCCGGCCGACATCGGTAAGCGGGTTATGCATATCCTGCGCCAGATGGGGATGGAGAACAAGATCCATCTCACGCCTCAGCGCCTTTCAGGTGGAGAACAACAGCGGGTTGCACTGGCCAGAGCACTTGTAAATGACCCCAAGATTTTGTTGGCCGATGAACCAACCGGTAATCTTGACGATGCCAACAAGATGCAGATTATGAATATCTTCAAAGAAGCCAATGTTCGAGGCACCACAGTGGTTGTTGCAACCCATGATCGCCGCCTGATTGAACATGCCCATTACCGCACCATTCGCTTGCAACATGGCGAACTTTCAGATAGCGGGGAGGTGCGCAGTGAAGAGATTCAATAA
- the epmA gene encoding EF-P lysine aminoacylase EpmA yields MQNSGALYIRAQVLQTIRRFFTERGFLEVETPFRIPANAPEEFIDPVPALASWQLQTSPEICMKRLLCRGYDKIFQICRCWRADERGSRHLTEFTMLEWYRSNADYRDLMQDCVGLLRQVADTCSEGACFKRNDLKIDPNQTWLHFSVQEAFLRFAKDDALVSAQNGLFEELLTDRIEPALEKFEVPVILQDYPAQLAALARLKTVAPDFAERFELYVGGLELANGFSELTDPFEQRARFEEANRIRQQMGKSELPLPEPFLAELSAMPPAAGIALGVDRLVMLTVGADCIDQVVAFTPESL; encoded by the coding sequence ATGCAGAATTCAGGCGCTCTTTACATCCGGGCGCAGGTGCTGCAGACGATTCGACGTTTTTTTACGGAGCGGGGGTTTCTAGAAGTAGAAACCCCCTTTCGTATTCCTGCAAACGCACCTGAAGAGTTTATTGATCCGGTCCCTGCCCTCGCCTCCTGGCAACTTCAAACATCTCCTGAAATCTGTATGAAACGTCTATTGTGCCGTGGCTATGATAAGATCTTTCAGATCTGCCGCTGCTGGCGCGCCGATGAGCGTGGTTCCAGGCACCTGACAGAGTTTACTATGTTGGAATGGTACCGCAGCAATGCCGATTACCGTGATTTGATGCAGGATTGTGTTGGCTTGCTCCGGCAAGTAGCAGATACCTGTAGTGAAGGCGCTTGTTTTAAACGAAATGACCTGAAAATAGACCCCAATCAAACCTGGCTGCATTTCAGCGTGCAGGAGGCGTTTTTGCGTTTTGCCAAGGACGATGCCTTGGTCAGTGCTCAAAACGGGCTCTTTGAAGAGCTTTTGACTGACCGGATTGAACCTGCTTTGGAGAAATTTGAGGTGCCGGTTATTTTGCAGGACTATCCTGCTCAACTGGCTGCCTTGGCCAGATTGAAAACAGTGGCACCTGATTTTGCAGAACGGTTTGAGTTGTACGTTGGCGGGCTGGAGCTGGCAAACGGCTTTAGCGAACTAACAGACCCCTTTGAACAGCGTGCACGTTTTGAAGAGGCCAATCGAATCAGGCAGCAGATGGGGAAGTCTGAGTTGCCGCTGCCGGAACCGTTTCTGGCTGAACTTTCTGCCATGCCTCCGGCAGCCGGTATCGCCTTGGGGGTTGACCGTCTGGTGATGCTCACGGTTGGCGCAGACTGTATTGATCAGGTTGTGGCCTTTACTCCGGAATCGCTGTAA
- the ftsX gene encoding permease-like cell division protein FtsX, which translates to MKRFNNKRPTMAAPGTQGRLRYFMGRALTNIRQNVFVNVVTVGTITLALLIVSLFLLLFVNLENAADTWSEKVQITVYFDKELAPQEQSDLKNKIQALPATSRVTWISRDEAFKRFKTRLKGQETLLEGIRPEVLPASFEISLKKSSRGSEAVDAYVAKLKGISGIGEIQYGEEWVRRFNTFLTFMRIVGGLVGGFLVLAVIFIVSNTIQLTIYARRDELEVMSLVGATRLFIKMPFLLEGLLQGMAGGMLALLLLLSVHLLFLHNAGNFLTFNPATAGLAFLPPEYIAGLLGAGAGLGFLGSLAALRRFINEITG; encoded by the coding sequence GTGAAGAGATTCAATAACAAGCGTCCTACCATGGCTGCCCCCGGTACTCAGGGACGTCTGCGATATTTTATGGGGCGTGCCTTAACCAACATCCGCCAGAACGTATTTGTGAATGTCGTAACGGTCGGCACTATCACCCTTGCTCTGCTGATTGTTTCGCTGTTTTTACTGCTCTTTGTAAACCTTGAAAATGCTGCTGACACCTGGAGTGAAAAGGTACAGATTACGGTCTATTTTGACAAAGAGCTCGCCCCGCAGGAACAAAGTGATCTCAAGAACAAGATTCAGGCCCTGCCTGCCACCTCCAGAGTCACCTGGATCAGTCGTGATGAGGCATTCAAACGTTTTAAGACACGCTTAAAAGGGCAGGAGACCCTCCTTGAGGGAATCAGGCCGGAAGTGTTGCCAGCCTCCTTTGAAATCAGCCTGAAGAAGAGCAGCCGGGGCTCTGAGGCAGTAGATGCGTACGTTGCAAAACTGAAGGGCATTTCAGGAATTGGCGAAATACAGTATGGCGAAGAGTGGGTCAGGCGTTTCAATACCTTCCTGACCTTCATGCGGATTGTTGGGGGATTGGTGGGAGGTTTTCTGGTCTTGGCAGTTATCTTCATTGTCTCCAACACGATTCAGCTTACCATTTATGCCCGTCGTGACGAACTCGAGGTAATGTCGCTGGTAGGTGCCACCCGGCTGTTCATCAAGATGCCTTTTCTGTTGGAAGGACTGTTGCAGGGAATGGCTGGCGGTATGCTAGCCCTGCTATTGCTGTTGTCCGTGCACCTACTGTTCCTGCATAATGCCGGAAATTTTCTGACCTTTAATCCGGCCACTGCCGGTCTCGCCTTTTTACCGCCTGAGTACATAGCCGGACTGCTCGGTGCCGGAGCCGGACTTGGCTTTCTCGGCAGCCTGGCAGCGCTGAGGCGCTTCATTAATGAGATCACAGGCTAG
- the efp gene encoding elongation factor P, which yields MLSVADLKKGTKLILDGDPYVVTAFDFVKPGKGQALYKCKMKNMISGSTLDRTYRSGESFEPAGMDERDMEYLYKEGTHYTFMDQQSYEQVVMEEDAVGDAKNFLLENTKVAVLLFGDKPIGVTLPNFINLRVTQTDPWLKGDTSGSDSKPATVETGYVLRVPPFIEEGELIVIDTRTGEYSTRVKG from the coding sequence ATGCTGTCTGTTGCAGATTTGAAAAAAGGAACCAAGCTTATTCTTGATGGTGATCCCTATGTGGTGACTGCATTTGACTTTGTCAAACCAGGCAAGGGACAAGCACTGTATAAATGTAAAATGAAGAACATGATCAGTGGATCAACCCTTGATCGTACCTACCGTTCCGGTGAAAGCTTTGAACCTGCCGGTATGGATGAACGGGATATGGAATATCTGTATAAGGAAGGCACCCACTACACGTTCATGGATCAGCAGAGCTATGAACAGGTTGTTATGGAAGAAGATGCTGTGGGTGACGCAAAGAACTTCCTGCTGGAGAACACCAAGGTGGCAGTACTTTTGTTCGGAGATAAGCCAATTGGGGTGACCCTGCCCAACTTCATAAACCTGCGGGTTACTCAGACAGACCCCTGGTTAAAGGGTGATACCTCAGGTAGTGATTCCAAGCCTGCCACGGTTGAGACAGGCTATGTATTGCGTGTGCCGCCATTTATTGAAGAAGGTGAGCTGATCGTGATTGACACACGTACCGGCGAATATTCTACCCGGGTTAAAGGATAA
- a CDS encoding murein hydrolase activator EnvC family protein, producing MKAFNPFISAVIQTCLLVCSALPVTASPQDELRGVKKEIREKQHLIKKTRKVEQVVSSELQEIVHSLNRKESELKQLDRDLQTVEGSIDKTGKEIERTTVEAQQRRVQIERRLTSLYKAGELGAVRMFFSAESFPQMAENIRYMRSVLEQDKRIFAEYNQKIEELRQLKLRLEQDATRKERLKGNIASKKKEIEQDKQKKSSYLSKVRQDRQGYETSLKELQANAARLQTMLNRLEAQSRRKAAEKHDPSAKRKQLPELPPVPDRGFASQKGRMRMPVKGEVIETFGKHKHPEFNSYTFSKGIVISAAAGSDIRTIYEGTVIFADYFKGYGNMIIIDHGGGYFSLYAYASRLNRKVGSDVAKGDVVAAVGDVDSAKGPALYFEIRHQGKPVDPAGWVR from the coding sequence GTGAAAGCATTTAATCCCTTCATATCTGCAGTTATTCAGACATGCCTGCTTGTCTGTTCGGCATTGCCAGTAACGGCCAGCCCTCAGGATGAACTGCGCGGTGTCAAGAAGGAAATTCGCGAAAAACAGCACCTGATTAAAAAGACACGCAAGGTTGAGCAGGTCGTGTCTAGTGAGCTGCAGGAAATTGTGCATTCGCTAAATCGTAAAGAATCTGAGCTGAAACAGCTTGACCGGGACCTGCAGACGGTAGAAGGCAGCATTGATAAAACAGGTAAAGAAATTGAACGGACCACAGTGGAAGCACAACAAAGGCGGGTGCAGATTGAACGACGTCTGACCTCGCTCTACAAAGCAGGAGAACTGGGAGCGGTTCGAATGTTTTTCTCTGCGGAGAGCTTCCCCCAGATGGCCGAAAATATTCGTTACATGCGATCAGTGCTGGAACAGGATAAACGGATCTTTGCTGAATATAACCAGAAAATTGAGGAACTTCGTCAGCTGAAATTGCGCCTGGAACAGGATGCGACCCGCAAGGAGCGCTTAAAAGGGAACATCGCTTCCAAAAAGAAAGAAATTGAGCAGGATAAACAGAAAAAATCCAGTTATTTAAGCAAAGTCAGACAGGACCGGCAAGGGTATGAAACCTCATTGAAAGAGCTGCAGGCCAATGCCGCGAGACTTCAAACCATGCTTAACAGGCTTGAAGCCCAAAGCCGTAGAAAAGCAGCTGAAAAGCATGATCCATCAGCAAAGCGCAAACAGCTTCCCGAGCTGCCTCCTGTGCCTGATCGTGGTTTTGCCTCACAAAAAGGACGGATGCGGATGCCGGTCAAAGGTGAGGTGATTGAAACCTTTGGTAAACATAAACATCCTGAATTCAACTCGTACACCTTCAGTAAAGGGATTGTCATTTCTGCTGCAGCCGGATCAGATATTCGTACTATCTATGAAGGCACCGTTATCTTTGCAGACTATTTCAAGGGCTATGGCAACATGATTATCATCGACCATGGAGGCGGCTACTTCAGCCTTTATGCCTATGCGTCACGACTCAACCGTAAGGTCGGCAGCGATGTAGCCAAGGGGGATGTGGTGGCAGCGGTGGGTGATGTTGACTCAGCCAAGGGGCCGGCCCTCTATTTTGAGATCAGGCACCAGGGAAAACCGGTTGATCCGGCCGGGTGGGTACGCTGA